The proteins below are encoded in one region of Metabacillus dongyingensis:
- a CDS encoding glycogen/starch/alpha-glucan phosphorylase has protein sequence MFSNKNEFKDSFLKRLEMSYGKKFAESTKRDQYQTLGNMVREHISSNWITTNEWNRASNNKQVYYLSIEFLLGRLLGQNLLNLGIRDVVLEGFADLGINLEEIEESEADAGLGNGGLGRLAACFLDSLASLNLPGHGLGIRYKHGLFDQKIVDGYQVELPEQWLRHGNVWEVRKPDQAMEIPFWGKVEHVYEDGKLDFRHVHSENIIAVPYDMPVIGYETSTVNTLRLWNAEPAPNPPHRDVLAYKRETEAVSEFLYPDDTHDEGKILRLKQQYFLVSASLQSIVRSYLKKNDTLHEFHKHVAIHVNDTHPVLAIPELMRILLDEEHMEWEEAWNITINTISYTNHTTLSEALEKWPLHIFKPLLPRIYMIVEELNERFCKELWNRFPGDWKRIENMAIIAHGVVKMAHLAIVGSHSVNGVAKIHSDILKNREMKLFHQIYPQKFNNKTNGITHRRWLLKANPELTNLITETIGTDWIKNPHLMIELKRHIYNPHLKEEFAAVKRKRKAILADIIEKKTGISVDKHSIFDVQVKRLHAYKRQLLNVLHIMYLYNRLKEDSNFTIYPRTFIFGAKASPGYYYAKKIIKLINSLADKVNSDPKVSQMMKVIFMENYRVSLAEHIFPATDVSEQISTASKEASGTGNMKFMMNGALTMGTLDGANIEILEEVGKENIFTFGLKADEVLNYYENGGYRSSEYYHHDLRIRQVVDQLTNGFFPDTEDEFEAIKDSLLYENDQYFVLRDFASYVDAQEQLEKSYKNQDKWLEKALLNIAHSGYFSSDRTIHEYADGIWDIQPIPVIH, from the coding sequence ATGTTCTCTAACAAAAATGAATTTAAAGACAGTTTTCTAAAGCGCTTGGAAATGAGTTATGGAAAAAAATTTGCTGAATCAACAAAACGTGATCAATACCAAACGCTTGGAAATATGGTAAGAGAACATATCAGCAGCAATTGGATCACAACAAACGAATGGAACCGGGCAAGCAACAACAAGCAAGTTTATTATTTATCGATTGAGTTTTTGCTTGGGAGACTGCTCGGACAAAATCTTTTAAATTTGGGCATTCGCGACGTTGTACTTGAAGGATTTGCTGATCTTGGCATCAACCTTGAAGAGATTGAAGAAAGTGAAGCAGATGCAGGTCTTGGCAATGGCGGTTTAGGCCGCCTTGCTGCTTGTTTTCTAGATTCTCTTGCTTCATTAAATTTGCCGGGACATGGTCTTGGCATCAGGTATAAACATGGTCTTTTTGATCAGAAGATTGTAGATGGCTATCAAGTGGAGTTGCCTGAGCAATGGTTAAGGCACGGAAATGTATGGGAAGTCCGTAAGCCGGATCAGGCGATGGAGATTCCGTTTTGGGGAAAAGTTGAACATGTATACGAAGATGGGAAGCTTGACTTCCGCCATGTTCATTCTGAAAATATTATAGCTGTACCATATGATATGCCTGTGATTGGATATGAAACGAGCACAGTTAATACGCTGAGGCTTTGGAACGCTGAGCCTGCACCAAATCCGCCTCACCGTGATGTACTTGCTTATAAACGTGAAACAGAAGCAGTATCAGAGTTTTTATATCCGGATGACACGCATGACGAAGGAAAGATTCTCAGACTTAAGCAGCAATATTTCCTTGTCTCTGCAAGCTTGCAGTCCATTGTCCGGTCATACCTTAAAAAGAATGATACCCTGCATGAATTCCACAAGCATGTTGCCATCCATGTAAACGATACTCATCCCGTTCTTGCCATCCCGGAGCTGATGAGAATTTTACTTGATGAAGAGCATATGGAATGGGAAGAAGCTTGGAATATTACGATTAATACGATATCTTATACGAATCATACGACATTATCTGAAGCGCTTGAAAAATGGCCGCTGCATATCTTTAAGCCGCTGCTCCCAAGAATCTATATGATTGTAGAGGAATTAAACGAAAGATTCTGCAAAGAGCTGTGGAATCGTTTCCCTGGAGATTGGAAGCGTATTGAAAATATGGCGATTATCGCTCACGGCGTCGTGAAAATGGCCCATTTAGCGATTGTCGGAAGCCACAGCGTCAATGGTGTCGCAAAGATCCATTCTGATATTCTGAAAAACCGTGAAATGAAATTATTTCATCAAATCTATCCTCAAAAGTTCAATAACAAAACCAATGGAATCACTCACCGCAGATGGCTGCTTAAAGCCAATCCAGAATTGACAAATCTCATTACCGAAACAATTGGGACCGACTGGATTAAAAACCCGCACCTCATGATTGAGCTAAAACGTCATATCTATAATCCACATTTAAAAGAAGAATTTGCAGCCGTTAAACGAAAAAGAAAAGCGATTCTTGCAGACATTATCGAAAAGAAAACGGGAATTTCCGTCGATAAACATTCGATTTTTGATGTTCAAGTTAAGCGTCTTCATGCATATAAACGACAGCTGTTAAATGTGCTGCACATCATGTATCTTTATAACAGGCTGAAAGAGGATTCAAATTTTACAATCTATCCAAGAACGTTTATATTTGGAGCCAAGGCATCTCCAGGCTACTATTATGCGAAAAAAATCATTAAACTAATTAACTCGCTTGCAGATAAAGTGAACAGCGATCCTAAGGTTTCGCAGATGATGAAAGTCATTTTCATGGAAAATTACCGGGTTTCGCTGGCAGAGCATATCTTCCCGGCGACAGATGTCAGTGAACAAATCTCAACTGCCAGTAAAGAGGCATCTGGAACAGGAAACATGAAATTTATGATGAACGGTGCGCTCACAATGGGAACTTTGGACGGAGCGAACATTGAAATTTTGGAAGAAGTCGGAAAAGAGAACATCTTCACTTTTGGTTTAAAGGCCGATGAGGTTCTGAATTATTATGAAAATGGCGGGTATCGCTCATCTGAGTATTATCATCATGATCTGCGGATCAGACAAGTGGTCGATCAGCTCACAAACGGATTCTTCCCTGATACAGAAGATGAGTTTGAAGCAATTAAAGACTCTCTGCTTTATGAAAATGATCAATATTTTGTTTTACGTGACTTTGCATCCTATGTTGATGCCCAGGAACAGCTTGAAAAATCTTACAAAAACCAAGATAAGTGGCTTGAAAAAGCACTTCTTAATATTGCTCACTCAGGCTATTTCTCAAGTGACCGGACGATTCATGAGTATGCTGATGGCATTTGGGATATCCAGCCGATTCCTGTTATTCATTAA
- a CDS encoding sugar phosphate nucleotidyltransferase, translating into MNQRMLGIIDATTYTNAIEDLTVNRSMAAIPFAGRYRLIDFVLSNMVNSDIESVAIFPKYQYRSLMDHLGSGKQWDLNRKRDGLFFFPSPHLNDQYNEFGSIRQLSDHIDYFLRSKQEYAVITNSYTVCNIDFKDVLSKHVKMGCDITEVRKDGESLHMYVMSTKLLLNLIHDNNQTGYKTIAQVIMENTHKMMICDYEFDGYVAIIDSIESYYRHSLDMLKPEVWQQLFIKNRPILTKVKDEPPARHGQNAVVKNSMIANGSIIEGYVENSIIFRAVHIGKGTVIKNGIIMQKSQVGENCVLENVVLDKDVKVGSGIELKGSADLPIVLRKGTVQGALMKS; encoded by the coding sequence ATGAATCAAAGGATGCTGGGAATTATTGATGCAACAACGTATACAAATGCCATCGAGGACTTAACGGTGAATCGGTCGATGGCTGCTATTCCGTTTGCGGGGCGTTACAGATTAATTGATTTTGTTTTATCTAATATGGTGAATTCAGATATTGAAAGTGTAGCTATTTTTCCAAAATACCAATATCGTTCCCTGATGGATCATTTAGGGTCAGGCAAGCAATGGGATCTTAATAGAAAGCGCGATGGGCTGTTCTTTTTCCCGTCTCCGCATTTAAATGATCAGTATAATGAATTCGGATCTATTCGCCAGCTGTCAGATCACATTGACTATTTCTTGAGGAGCAAACAGGAATACGCGGTGATCACAAACAGCTATACAGTCTGCAACATTGATTTCAAAGATGTTCTCTCGAAACATGTGAAAATGGGCTGCGATATTACGGAAGTCCGCAAAGACGGCGAATCTCTGCATATGTATGTAATGTCGACAAAATTATTACTGAATCTTATCCATGATAATAATCAGACGGGTTATAAAACCATTGCACAAGTAATCATGGAGAATACTCATAAAATGATGATTTGTGATTATGAGTTTGATGGATACGTTGCCATTATTGATTCAATTGAAAGCTATTATCGCCACAGCTTAGATATGCTTAAGCCGGAAGTGTGGCAGCAGTTATTTATTAAAAACCGTCCGATCTTAACCAAGGTGAAGGATGAGCCGCCTGCCAGACACGGACAGAATGCTGTTGTGAAAAATTCAATGATCGCAAACGGCAGCATAATTGAAGGGTATGTAGAAAATAGTATTATTTTCAGAGCTGTTCATATCGGAAAAGGAACAGTCATAAAAAATGGTATTATTATGCAAAAATCTCAGGTGGGAGAAAACTGCGTGCTTGAGAATGTAGTTCTTGATAAAGATGTAAAAGTAGGCAGCGGCATCGAATTAAAAGGATCTGCTGATCTGCCGATCGTACTCAGAAAAGGAACAGTACAAGGAGCGCTGATGAAATCGTGA
- the glgA gene encoding glycogen synthase GlgA: MKVLFVVSECVPFVKSGGLADVAGALPKELKRLGTDIRVILPKYGQIPERFRSKMKKIKDIVVPVGWRRQYCGIEQLEFEGVTYYFIDHEYYFKRDSLYGHFDDGERFSFFSRAVLDSIKAVDFQPDVIHCHDWHTGMVPFLLKEEYASQSFYENMKAVFTIHNLQFQGIFPRDILHDLLGLDDRYFNADQLEFHGFVNFMKAALVASDLITTVSPTYKNEIQTPYFGERLDGLLRVKEASLVGILNGIDDVIYNPGDDPYIAFPYNENSVKNKAKNKKELQKMFGLPEKEDTPLLTMVTRLTQQKGLDLVERVLHEMLQSDMQIIILGTGEKKFEDFFRHMEWLFPDKCKAYIGFDEPLAHRIYAGSDFFLMPSQFEPCGLGQLIALRYGSIPIVRETGGLNDTVTSYRDDTGEGNGFTFTNFNAHDMKNTVNRACTIYKNKTIWNSLVKTAMKEDYSWAQSAFKYNQLYADLMTRSGSHVL, encoded by the coding sequence GTGAAGGTATTATTTGTTGTATCGGAATGTGTCCCTTTTGTAAAATCAGGGGGTCTGGCGGATGTTGCAGGGGCGCTGCCCAAGGAATTAAAGCGTCTTGGAACAGATATTCGAGTGATTTTACCTAAATACGGTCAAATTCCGGAGCGGTTCCGGTCAAAAATGAAAAAAATCAAAGATATTGTTGTTCCTGTCGGATGGAGAAGACAATATTGCGGAATTGAACAGCTGGAATTTGAAGGAGTCACGTATTATTTCATCGATCACGAATACTATTTTAAGCGTGACTCTTTATATGGCCACTTTGATGATGGGGAGCGTTTCTCTTTTTTCTCCAGAGCAGTTCTGGATTCGATTAAAGCAGTCGATTTCCAGCCTGATGTGATTCATTGCCATGATTGGCATACAGGCATGGTGCCATTTCTATTAAAAGAAGAGTACGCTTCTCAATCGTTTTATGAAAATATGAAAGCGGTTTTTACGATTCATAACCTGCAATTTCAGGGTATTTTCCCAAGAGATATTCTGCATGATTTACTTGGTCTTGATGACCGGTATTTTAATGCAGATCAGCTTGAATTCCATGGCTTTGTGAACTTTATGAAAGCTGCTCTTGTGGCTTCAGATCTGATTACGACAGTAAGCCCTACCTACAAGAATGAGATTCAGACCCCATACTTCGGTGAGCGTCTTGATGGGCTGCTGAGAGTGAAAGAAGCATCCCTTGTAGGGATATTAAATGGAATTGATGATGTAATTTATAATCCTGGGGACGATCCATACATAGCGTTTCCTTATAATGAAAACTCTGTCAAAAACAAAGCAAAGAATAAAAAAGAGCTTCAGAAGATGTTTGGCCTTCCGGAAAAAGAGGATACGCCTCTTCTTACAATGGTCACTCGTTTAACGCAGCAAAAGGGCCTTGATTTGGTCGAGCGCGTCCTGCATGAAATGCTTCAATCAGATATGCAGATTATTATCCTTGGAACCGGAGAGAAAAAGTTCGAAGATTTCTTCAGGCACATGGAATGGCTGTTTCCGGATAAGTGCAAAGCATACATCGGATTTGATGAGCCGCTTGCACACCGCATCTATGCGGGCTCGGATTTCTTTTTAATGCCTTCTCAGTTTGAACCATGCGGTCTTGGCCAGCTGATCGCTCTTCGCTACGGATCAATTCCGATTGTAAGAGAAACAGGCGGCCTGAATGATACTGTAACATCCTACCGCGATGATACAGGCGAGGGGAACGGTTTTACGTTCACCAACTTCAATGCTCACGATATGAAGAACACAGTTAATCGCGCATGCACTATTTATAAAAATAAAACCATTTGGAACAGCCTTGTCAAAACAGCGATGAAAGAAGACTACAGTTGGGCGCAGTCAGCGTTTAAATACAACCAGCTTTATGCTGATTTAATGACTAGGAGTGGGAGTCATGTTCTCTAA